ATTTCTAGAAAAAACTAAACAGTACTCAACCCCTGGCATGGAAGACATTCAAAGGAGCCAGAGGAGTTTTGGTCCTGGACACTTGAGCTTGTGTTGAACCCAAAAATGAAGGAATTTTTGATCTGGAACTGCTATTGTGATTAAAACGAATCATATATGATATGGTAGCCGAGAACATCAAACACTTCATCGCAAAACCAAAAGGTTTGGGCCAGTAGTGCTTCCACCATTTCTTGTTGGGTTCACAATCTTTAAAGCTGTGAAGAACTACAACATCTTCATcactaaaacatacatttaatTCTCTCAACACATCTGGTGCCTTCGCTTCATAACTC
This genomic interval from Humulus lupulus chromosome 8, drHumLupu1.1, whole genome shotgun sequence contains the following:
- the LOC133797544 gene encoding uncharacterized protein LOC133797544 isoform X2; translated protein: MNEQYCSFLRPLMELNKDLKCLIERAWAINDQIPVEERQSLIAIRDSLKQVENILLFQQKLLCWQEREKNEAVIRLKESRTALMELVRSYEAKAPDVLRELNVCFSDEDVVVLHSFKDCEPNKKWWKHYWPKPFGFAMKCLMFSATISYMIRFNHNSSSRSKIPSFLGSTQAQVSRTKTPLAPLNVFHARG